The Perca fluviatilis chromosome 2, GENO_Pfluv_1.0, whole genome shotgun sequence genome includes a region encoding these proteins:
- the gdpd1 gene encoding lysophospholipase D GDPD1 — protein sequence MCAAVYVLSTVTGYVLTSALLLKCPNLLYRKKRETFISRHISHRGGAGENLENTMAAFKHAVDLGTDMLELDCHLTKDEQIVVSHDASLQRVSGINSLISDMSYAELPPYLCKLGVTFQREYFCEGGEDKRIPLLRDVFDAFPNTPVNIDIKVNNDMLIKKVSELVVKYDREHLTVWGNASNQIVKKCYKENPQIPILFSLPRVLQLLGLFYTGLLPFVPLKEQFLEIPMPSILTKLKDPNRLSRSQRFITWLADTLLMRKALFEHLTARGIQVYVWVLNDEEDFQRAFDLGATGVMTDFPTRLKVFLDRNGISKP from the exons atgtgtgctgctgtgtatgTCCTGTCGACTGTAACGGGCTATGTGCTCACCTCTGCCCTGCTGCTGAAATGCCCAAATCTTTTGTACCGGAAGAAGCGAGAGACTTTTATCAGCAGGCACATTTCCCATCGTGGAG GAGCAGGTGAAAACCTGGAAAACACCATGGCAGCTTTCAAGCA CGCTGTGGATCTTGGCACAGACATGCTGGAGTTGGACTGCCACCTGACGAAAGATGAACAGATAGTGGTGTCCCACGATGCCAGCTTGCAGAGGGTCTCTGGCATCAACTCCCTCATCTCTGACATGTCCTACGCT GAGCTCCCTCCATACCTCTGCAAGCTGGGTGTAACTTTTCAGAGAG AGTATTTCTGTGAGGGGGGTGAGGACAAACGCATCCCTCTCCTCAGGGACGTTTTTGATGCATTTCCCAATACTCCTGTCAACATTGACATCAAGGTCAACAACGACATGCTCATcaagaag GTATCTGAGCTGGTTGTTAAGTATGACAGAGAGCATCTGACTGTCTGGGGCAACGCCAGCAACCAGATTGTAAAGAAGTGTTACAAAGAG AACCCGCAAATTCCAATTTTGTTCAGCCTTCCCAGAGTATTGCAGCTGTTAGGTCTCTTCTACACCGGCCTACTGCCCTTCGTTCCCCTCAAGGAGCAGTTTCTGGAGATCCCCATGCCCTCTATTCTCACCAA ACTAAAGGATCCCAACAGATTATCTAGGAGTCAGCGATTCATCACCTGGCTGGCAGACAC TTTGCTGATGAGGAAAGCTCTGTTTGAGCATCTAACTGCCAGGGGAATACAG GTGTACGTTTGGGTGCTCAACGACGAGGAGGACTTCCAAAGGGCATTTGACTTGGGAGCCACGGGAGTTATGACAGATTTTCCCACCAGGCTTAAAGTCTTCTTGGACAGGAATGGCATTTCAAAGCCCTAG
- the LOC120548902 gene encoding ion channel TACAN-like isoform X1, whose translation MPQGLGVVLEEWKCLDKEYQQLQETHRMYLQKLDEISKLQNNCSSSISSQRKRLKEVSHLVEKCSKGASEEDAKTLDEINEKIKMQPNAFSEMEAFLPKKNGLYLSLVLGHVNVTLLSKQSKFAYKDEYEKFKLYHTVLLMLFSFICYFFVSYRFLDAILNFLLVWYYCTLTIRESILITNGSRIKGWWVFHHYISAFLSGVMLTWPDGNPYKIFRNQFLAYSLYQSLVQCLQCYYQSGCLYRLRALGERHNMDLTVEGFQSWMWKGLTFLLPFLFFGHFWQLFNSLSLFRMAQLSDCKEWQVLMCGLCFLILFMGNFFTTVAVVRHKVNSRNQKPKSM comes from the exons ATGCCTCAAGGTTTAGGAGTCGTTCTGGAGGAGTGGAAATGTCTGGATAAGGAATATCAACAACTTCAG GAGACACACAGAATGTACTTACAGAAGCTGGATGAAATTTCCAAACTACAAAACAACTGCTCTTCCTCCATTTCCAGTCAGCGCAAAAGGCTGAAGGAGGTGTCCCACCTAGTGGAAAA ATGCAGCAAAGGAGCATCAGAAGAAGACGCTAAAACCTTGGATGAAATAAATGAGAAGATAAAGATGCAACCAAATGCTTTCTCTGAAATGGAAGCTTTCCTTCCAAAAAAAAACGG GTTGTACCTCAGTCTGGTTCTTGGACATGTGAATGTCACTCTTCTCAGCAAGCAGTCAAA ATTTGCGTACAAAGATGAATACGAGAAGTTCAAGCTGTACCACACAGTCCTCCTGATGCTGTTCTCTTTCATATGCTATTTCTTTGTGAGCTACAG ATTCCTTGATGCAATCCTCAATTTCCTGCTGGTGTGGTACTATTGTACATTAACCATCAGGGAAAGTATCCTCATCACCAATGGCTCCAG AATCAAAGGCTGGTGGGTTTTTCATCACTACATCTCAGCTTTTTTGTCCGGTGTAATGCTGACATG GCCAGATGGGAATCCGTACAAGATATTCAGGAACCAGTTCCTTGCCTACTCCTTGTATCAAA GTTTAGTTCAGTGTCTGCAGTGCTATTATCAAAGTGGATGTCTGTACAGGCTTCGAGCCCTGGGAGAAAGACACAACATGGATCTAACCGTGG AGGGATTTCAGTCGTGGATGTGGAAAGGGCTGACGTTTCTGTTGCCCTTCCTGTTTTTTGGTCAT TTCTGGCAGCTCTTCAATAGCCTCTCTCTCTTCCGAATGGCTCAGCTCTCAGACTGTAAAGAATGGCAG GTATTGATGTGTGGCCTCTGCTTCCTTATTCTGTTCATGGGAAACTTCTTCACCACTGTTGCTGTGGTCCGTCACAAGGTCAATAGCAGGAATCAGAAACCAAAGAGTATGTGA
- the LOC120548902 gene encoding ion channel TACAN-like isoform X2, whose protein sequence is MYLQKLDEISKLQNNCSSSISSQRKRLKEVSHLVEKCSKGASEEDAKTLDEINEKIKMQPNAFSEMEAFLPKKNGLYLSLVLGHVNVTLLSKQSKFAYKDEYEKFKLYHTVLLMLFSFICYFFVSYRFLDAILNFLLVWYYCTLTIRESILITNGSRIKGWWVFHHYISAFLSGVMLTWPDGNPYKIFRNQFLAYSLYQSLVQCLQCYYQSGCLYRLRALGERHNMDLTVEGFQSWMWKGLTFLLPFLFFGHFWQLFNSLSLFRMAQLSDCKEWQVLMCGLCFLILFMGNFFTTVAVVRHKVNSRNQKPKSM, encoded by the exons ATGTACTTACAGAAGCTGGATGAAATTTCCAAACTACAAAACAACTGCTCTTCCTCCATTTCCAGTCAGCGCAAAAGGCTGAAGGAGGTGTCCCACCTAGTGGAAAA ATGCAGCAAAGGAGCATCAGAAGAAGACGCTAAAACCTTGGATGAAATAAATGAGAAGATAAAGATGCAACCAAATGCTTTCTCTGAAATGGAAGCTTTCCTTCCAAAAAAAAACGG GTTGTACCTCAGTCTGGTTCTTGGACATGTGAATGTCACTCTTCTCAGCAAGCAGTCAAA ATTTGCGTACAAAGATGAATACGAGAAGTTCAAGCTGTACCACACAGTCCTCCTGATGCTGTTCTCTTTCATATGCTATTTCTTTGTGAGCTACAG ATTCCTTGATGCAATCCTCAATTTCCTGCTGGTGTGGTACTATTGTACATTAACCATCAGGGAAAGTATCCTCATCACCAATGGCTCCAG AATCAAAGGCTGGTGGGTTTTTCATCACTACATCTCAGCTTTTTTGTCCGGTGTAATGCTGACATG GCCAGATGGGAATCCGTACAAGATATTCAGGAACCAGTTCCTTGCCTACTCCTTGTATCAAA GTTTAGTTCAGTGTCTGCAGTGCTATTATCAAAGTGGATGTCTGTACAGGCTTCGAGCCCTGGGAGAAAGACACAACATGGATCTAACCGTGG AGGGATTTCAGTCGTGGATGTGGAAAGGGCTGACGTTTCTGTTGCCCTTCCTGTTTTTTGGTCAT TTCTGGCAGCTCTTCAATAGCCTCTCTCTCTTCCGAATGGCTCAGCTCTCAGACTGTAAAGAATGGCAG GTATTGATGTGTGGCCTCTGCTTCCTTATTCTGTTCATGGGAAACTTCTTCACCACTGTTGCTGTGGTCCGTCACAAGGTCAATAGCAGGAATCAGAAACCAAAGAGTATGTGA